In Solanum pennellii chromosome 3, SPENNV200, a single window of DNA contains:
- the LOC107013132 gene encoding agamous-like MADS-box protein AGL29, producing MANKLVDICDVDIGIVLFSPSNNPFSFFHPTSEAVIERFLNPDSQLSEKTRLDADQARNKVNQLNNRLDAMDKRIEQIEEIEYAQTLLQLSQTEENGERSKWKSIDQLNANEIPTFEAWLRTTVSKMNYRLEKLENEA from the coding sequence ATGGCAAACAAACTTGTTGATATCTGTGATGTTGATATTGGAATAGTACTATTTTCACCATCAAACAACCCTTTCTCCTTTTTTCACCCAACAAGTGAAGCAGTCATTGAACGTTTTTTGAATCCCGATTCACAATTAAGTGAAAAAACTCGCCTAGATGCGGATCAAGCACGAAATAAGGTGAATCAACTCAATAATCGCCTAGATGCTATGGATAAAAGGATTGAGCAAATAGAAGAAATTGAATATGCTCAAACACTACTTCAACTTAGTCAAACGGAAGAAAATGGTGAAAGAAGTAAGTGGAAATCGATTGATCAATTAAATGCAAATGAAATACCAACATTTGAAGCATGGTTAAGAACCACCGTCTCTAAAATGAATTATCGTTTGGAGAAGTTGGAAAATGAGGCTTAA
- the LOC107013133 gene encoding agamous-like MADS-box protein AGL29 has product MDSKKTRVRQTFPISKIENQRVSDVTFFNRRSSLYRMANELVDFCDVDIGIVLFSPSNNPFSFFHPTSEAVIERFLNPDSQLSEKTRLDADQARNKVKQLNNRLDAMDKRIEQIEEFEYAQTLLQLSQTEENGERSKWKSIDQLNANEIPTFEAWLRTTVSKMNYRLEKLENEA; this is encoded by the coding sequence ATGGATAGCAAGAAGACAAGAGTGAGACAAACATTtccaatttcaaaaatagaaaatcaacGTGTTAGCGATGTAACATTTTTCAACCGTCGCTCGAGTCTATACAGAATGGCAAACGAACTTGTTGATTTCTGTGATGTTGATATTGGAATAGTACTATTTTCACCATCAAACAACCCTTTCTCCTTTTTTCACCCAACAAGTGAAGCAGTCATTGAACGTTTTTTGAATCCTGATTCACAATTAAGTGAAAAAACTCGCCTAGATGCAGATCAAGCACGAAATAAGGTAAAACAACTCAACAATCGCCTAGATGCTATGGATAAAAGGATTGAGCAAATAGAAGAATTTGAATATGCTCAAACACTACTTCAACTTAGTCAAACGGAAGAAAATGGCGAAAGAAGTAAGTGGAAATCGATTGATCAATTAAATGCAAATGAAATACCAACATTTGAAGCATGGTTAAGAACCACCGTCTCTAAAATGAATTATCGTTTGGAGAAGTTGGAAAATGAGGCTTAA